TGCACCAGTAAGCCCATACAACCACAGCAAGTTGGTGGCTGAGGATATTTGTCGATTTTATTCAGAACAGTTTGGCGTTCCGGTTACCATTCTTAGACCGGTTAATATTTTTGGTCCGAATCAGAACCCGAGTTTTCTTATCCCTTTTATCATTGAGCAAGTACTTAACCCAGAAGTAAATACCGTAGAGGTGATGGATTTACGACCAAAGCGTGACTTCCTCTACATCGACGATTTTATGGATGTGCTGGTTGGCACCATTGGTCGGAAAAACTACGGATTGTATAACGTGGGCAGCGGATACTCCGTAAGCGTGGAGGAG
This portion of the Williamwhitmania sp. genome encodes:
- a CDS encoding NAD(P)-dependent oxidoreductase translates to APVSPYNHSKLVAEDICRFYSEQFGVPVTILRPVNIFGPNQNPSFLIPFIIEQVLNPEVNTVEVMDLRPKRDFLYIDDFMDVLVGTIGRKNYGLYNVGSGYSVSVEEIIKTVLDISGIDKPYLAKNIERKNEVWDVYVSIAKATAELGWKPRTTFAEGIEKIINTLR